The proteins below are encoded in one region of Telopea speciosissima isolate NSW1024214 ecotype Mountain lineage chromosome 10, Tspe_v1, whole genome shotgun sequence:
- the LOC122641701 gene encoding subtilisin-like protease SBT4.3, translating to MGALLKAEDEYSTESSVHLRILEQVLIDTSSARESLVCSYRNSFNGFAAKLTEQEQGKLRGMKNVVSVFPSRTLQLDTTRSWDFLGFPSTVRRMPTVESDVIIGMIDSGIWPESESFSDKGIGRPPSKWKGICQNITCNNKIIGARFYKADNSYTAEEEKSPRDIEGHGTHTASTVAGVEVKNTSLFGIAEGTVRGAVPSARIAVYKVCWKDGCAEHDILAAFDDAIKDGVDILSVSLGGPGAISFLKDSIAIGAFHAMEKGILTSTSAGNLGPDTATITNLAPWMLTVAATNTDRRIISNVTTGNRITMVGHAINTFQTEKKASPIIYAGDHAAHNSTSEDARACNPGSLDKDFVKGKIVFCDTFSDGSGPALADAQGMVMVDDTILDDTAFLFPLPATAISIADGKKLKLYLNATRMPMARIYKSQSIHDPKAPHVVLFSSRGPNTLSFEILKPDLSAPGVDILAAWSPKASVSAYTDDKRSVKYNIISGTSMSCPHATGAAAYVKTFHPSWSPAAIKSALMTTASPINPSYHKEAELAYGAGQIDPLKAVNPGLVYDALKADYVQGLCNLGFTPEAIRVIAGENVTCAKENGTDALLNYPSLGGFVFVGTPIDRYFPRTVTNVGLPNSTYKVTVGPQTLANVTVNPNVLSFKSLNEKQQFTVHVKGVGIPKDTIISTWLLWSDGIHNVRTPIAIWSY from the exons ATGGGTGCACTATTAAAGGCTGAGGATGAGTACTCCACAGAATCTTCTGTCCATTTGCGTATCTTAGAACAAGTCCTTATTGATACAAG CTCTGCTAGAGAATCCTTAGTTTGCAGCTATAGAAATAGTTTTAATGGATTTGCAGCTAAGCTCACAGAACAAGAGCAAGGAAAGCTAAGAG GCATGAAAAATGTAGTCTCTGTATTTCCAAGTAGAACCCTTCAACTTGACACAACAAGATCATGGGATTTCCTGGGTTTCCCAAGCACTGTAAGAAGAATGCCCACCGTTGAGAGTGATGTCATTATTGGCATGATTGACAGTGGAATCTGGCCTGAATCCGAGAGCTTCAGTGATAAGGGGATCGGTCGTCCCCCGAGCAAATGGAAGGGTATTTGTCAAAACATCacctgtaacaa TAAGATTATTGGGGCACGATTTTACAAAGCCGACAATAGCTACACAGCAGAGGAAGAGAAGTCCCCCCGTGATATTGAAGGACATGGAACCCATACTGCTTCTACAGTAGCAGGTGTTGAAGTTAAAAATACAAGCCTTTTTGGCATTGCTGAAGGGACTGTAAGAGGAGCTGTTCCCTCTGCAAGGATCGCTGTCTATAAAGTTTGTTGGAAGGATGGTTGTGCTGAACATGATATCCTGGCTGCATTTGATGATGCAATTAAAGATGGTGTTGATATCTTATCGGTTTCCCTTGGAGGTCCAGGTGCTATAAGTTTCCTGAAAGATTCTATTGCAATTGGAGCATTCCATGCAATGGAGAAAGGGATACTTACCTCTACATCTGCTGGAAATCTTGGACCAGACACAGCCACTATCACAAATCTTGCCCCATGGATGTTAACTGTAGCAGCAACCAACACAGATCGTAGGATCATAAGCAATGTCACAACAGGCAATCGGATTACCATGGTG GGACACGCTATCAACACTTTCCAAACTGAGAAAAAGGCATCCCCAATTATATATGCAGGTGATCATGCTGCACATAACTCTACCAGTGAAGATGCAAG GGCATGTAATCCTGGCTCCTTGGACAAAGATTTTGTGAAAGGGAAGATTGTCTTCTGCGATACATTCTCTGATGGTAGCGGGCCTGCCCTTGCAGATGCTCAGGGAATGGTGATGGTAGATGATACTATACTTGATGATACAgcctttttgtttcctttacCGGCaacagccattagcattgcagATGGCAAAAAATTAAAGCTCTATTTGAATGCTACCAG AATGCCCATGGCAAGGATCTACAAAAGTCAATCAATTCATGATCCTAAAGCTCCACATGTGGTTTTATTCTCTTCTAGAGGACCCAACACACTTTCATTTGAAATCCTCAAG CCAGATTTAAGTGCCCCAGGTGTAGACATATTAGCAGCATGGTCTCCGAAAGCCTCAGTTTCAGCTTACACAGATGACAAGCGCTCTGTAAAGTACAACATTATATCTGGAACATCAATGTCTTGCCCTCATGCAACTGGTGCTGCTGCCTATGTCAAAACATTTCATCCTTCATGGTCCCCTGCTGCAATTAAATCTGCTCTCATGACGACAG CTTCTCCCATAAATCCCTCCTATCACAAAGAGGCTGAATTGGCATATGGTGCTGGTCAAATTGATCCACTAAAGGCTGTCAATCCAGGTCTTGTGTATGATGCCTTGAAAGCAGACTATGTACAAGGTTTATGCAACTTGGGTTTCACTCCGGAGGCTATTAGGGTCATTGCTGGTGAGAATGTTACTTGTGCCAAGGAAAATGGAACAGACGCTCTTTTAAACTACCCTTCTTTGGGTGGTTTTGTTTTCGTCGGAACACCCATCGATAGATATTTTCCGAGGACGGTTACGAATGTCGGCTTACCAAATTCTACATACAAGGTGACAGTTGGACCACAAACACTAGCAAATGTTACTGTTAATCCCAATGTTCTATCATTTAAGTCATTGAATGAGAAGCAGCAATTCACTGTACATGTCAAGGGGGTGGGAATTCCCAAAGATACAATCATCTCTACATGGTTGTTGTGGTCTGATGGTATACATAATGTAAGAACTCCCATTGCCATATGGAGCTACTAG